The Azospirillum brasilense sequence GAATTCCCGCGTGTGAGCGGGGGCCGTGGTGATGTCGCGCCCGTCGATGACCAGCCGCCCGCCGGAGGGGTCCTCCAGCCCGGCGATCATGCGCAGGAGTGTCGTCTTCCCGCAGCCGGACGGGCCGAGCAGGCAGACGAATTGCCCGTGCGGGATGCGCAGCGACGCGCCGTGCACCGCGGTCACGGGACCGTATCGTTTGGTGAGACCGTCGAGGACAAGGGCTGACATGGGATGGCTTATATTGATTGGAGCTGGATATTCCCTCTCCCCTCTGGGGAGAGGGTTAGGGTGAGGGGGCGCCCATAGGGCGTCAACGCAGCCTCATTGCAGTGCGTGTCCGGCCTGCGGCCGCCCCCTCATCCCATACCCTTCTCCCCAGAGGGGAGAAGGGCCTTCACTCACCCGACGATCATTTCCGTCCACTTCTGGTTCAGCCAGTCGGACTTGCTCGTGTACAGGTCGTAGCGCGGGATGATCGGCGCGATGTCGGAGGACACGGCGGCGAACTCCTGGTCGGTCAGGTCGGTCAGCTTGCGGTCGATGGTCGGGGCGGTGCCGACCTTGCGCGACAGCAGGGCCTGGATCGACGGCTGGCACATGTAGTCCACGAAGACATGCGCGAGATCGCCGGCCTTGGACGCGCGGGTGACCGCCCAGCTTCCCGAGTCGAGGATGCCGCCCTCCTTCGGGAAGGTCGAGCGCACCGGCTGGCCGTCCGCGGCGGCGAGGCCGGTCACGTCGTGGTAGTACTGGCCCATCGGGATCTCGCCGGACTTCAGCGAGGCCTCGAACTGCGCCTCGTCGCGGTACCAGAGCTTCACGTTGGACTTCAGCTCCGCCAGCTTCTTGAAGCAGTCGAGCTGCCCCTGCTCGCTGTCCAGGTGCTTGGTGCCGCCGAAGAAGGTGGCCGCCGTGACCTCCAGCAGGAAGCTGTTGCTGACCAGCGCCAGCAGGCCGAGCTTGTCCTTGTTCGCCGGGTCCCACAGCGCCGCCCAGCTGT is a genomic window containing:
- a CDS encoding ABC transporter substrate-binding protein; this encodes MNETTGKQGLHAALTGGISRRAVLAGAGTLATVAAIGFPNIVRAQSKTLKVGVYGGYFKESFEKHIFPEFSKATGITVEAIAEPTGEAWLVQLEQAARARQAPADVSMMSQVAMLKGASAELWAPFDLSKIPNAAKVVPHLVNKYPDGKVSGIGAVSWYITLVTNTKSYPQAPDSWAALWDPANKDKLGLLALVSNSFLLEVTAATFFGGTKHLDSEQGQLDCFKKLAELKSNVKLWYRDEAQFEASLKSGEIPMGQYYHDVTGLAAADGQPVRSTFPKEGGILDSGSWAVTRASKAGDLAHVFVDYMCQPSIQALLSRKVGTAPTIDRKLTDLTDQEFAAVSSDIAPIIPRYDLYTSKSDWLNQKWTEMIVG